The sequence GTCATGGCACTGGATAAAGTTTTCATTGAACAGCTAGAAGTAATTACAACGATCGGTGTTTACGATTGGGAACAAGAGATTAAACAAAAACTTGTGCTTGATATTGAAATGGCTCATGACAATCGCCCTGCGGGTAAAAGTGACGATGTGGTTGATGCCTTGGACTACTCGACGGTAAGTACTGCTGTGCTGGATCATATTGCTAATGGCCGATTTCTATTGGTTGAGCGTGTGGCAGAAGAAGTCGCTGAACTAATCATGACTCAGTTCTCAGTACCTTGGATCAAAATCCGTTTAGCTAAGCCTGGCGCAGTGCCTCAAGCAAAAGCTGTAGGCGTGATCATCGAAAGAGGTCAGGCATGACAATAGCCTATGTTGGTGTTGGCACGAACATAGACCGCGACAAGCATGCAAAGGTGGCATGGACAGAGCTTCAATCGTTAGGGACTAACCTTAAATGCTCTAAAATCTATCACTGTGAGCCTGTTGGGTTTAAAAGCCACTCGTTTTATAACTTTGTGATAGAGCTTGATACTCCGTTGTCATTGACGGAGTTTTCACAACAGTTACGTAAAATTGAGTTTAAATGGGGTCGCTCCCAAGATGCGCATAAACTTCAAGACCGTAAACTCGATCTTGATATTGTGCTGTTTGGTGAGGCGGTTTCTGCGAGTGATCCAGAATTACCACGTAGTGATATCTATAAATATCCTTTTGTAACACAACCACTTTATGATCTTTGTCCTGCGAGAGTGATCCCGCAAGACGGAAGAACCGTCGGTGATATATGGCAGAATATGCAGCAATTAGACTCGCTCTCTGTCGTAGACATAAAACTATAATTTTTAAGGTAAGTAATGAGTTATTTTGAAGCGTTTATATTGGCGTTGGTGCAAGGCTTTACTGAATTCCTGCCTATTTCCAGTTCGGCACACTTAATCCTTCCTTCTGCTGTTTTAGGCTGGGAAGATCAAGGTTTGGCTTTTGATGTCGCGGTCCATGTCGGTACTTTGGCTGCCGTGGTTATTTATTTCCGCAAAGAAGTGGTGTCTCTTTTGGGCGCTTTCTTTGGATCTATTTTTAAGGGCGATCGCAGCAAAGAAGCGAAGCTAGCGTGGATGATCATTCTCGCGACGATTCCTGCGTGTATCTTTGGTTTGTTGATGAAAGATATTGTTGAGATCTACTTACGCAGTGCGTGGGTGATTGCAACGACCACCATCATCTTTGGCCTATTGCTATGGTGGGTGGATAAGAACTCAAGCCTGCGTGATGACGAATACCAAGCGGGTTGGAAAAAGGCGTTGTTTATCGGTCTTGCTCAGGCAATGGCGATCATCCCTGGAACATCGCGTTCTGGTGCGACGATTACGGCCGCGCTTTATCTTGGTTTTACACGTGAAGCCGCTGCTCGATTCTCTTTCTTGATGTCTATCCCAATCATCACTCTAGCTGGTGGTTACTTAGGTCTTAAGTTGGTGACAAGCGGTGACCCAATCCATGTTGGCACTCTGCTAACGGGTGTTGCGGTGTCTTTCATCAGTGCTTATATCTGTATTCACTTCTTCTTGAAGCTTATCTCGCGTATGGGTATGACACCGTTTGTTATCTACCGCCTGATTTTAGGTTGTGGTCTGTTTGCTTTCTTAATGATGCAGTAATAAGTGCTTATGCAGCACCCTACAAGTTGAAATGAAAAACCCGCTTAGTCGCGGGTTTTTTAATGCGTATTTACTGGCGTAGTGAAGATTAACTGTTAGATAGTTCTGATAACGCGCTCTCAATCGCGACAGCTCTGCGTTTCTCTTGTTCTTCTCTAATATCTTTACCTTGAAAGCCATCTGAAATAATCGATTTCACTTCGACTTGAAGCGCTGCTTGGTAAGCCACTTCAAAACGCGCTTTCTGAGGGTAAGGCTGATCTTCTAATCCTTTACGGCCAGCATGATCGGCTTGGCAGCAAAGCAAGATGTCATTGAGCCTGTCTGGTTTACGCCAAACATCAAACTTGTTCAGAACCTTGAGGAAAGTTGTAGGTTTGAGTTCTCCTGCGCGATGGATATTAGAGTGTTGCTCACACACTAACAGCGCGAGGTCTCTGAATTCATTAGGCACTCTTACTCTTTCACACAGCTTCTTAATGATCTTCAAGCCAGTATGACAATGCATTTTGTGGCTTGGCCATTCGGCTTGTGGTGTGACGCCTTTACCCAAGTCATGCACTTGAGCTGCAAAACGTACTGGTAGCGATGAGCTTAATAGCGCAGCTTGCTGAGCAACCATCAGAGTGTGAATGCCAGTATCGATCTCTGGGTGCCATTTTTCAGGTTGAGGTACGCCAAATAGAGCGTCAATCTCAGGTAAAACAACCGCCAATGCGCCACATTCTCTTAAAACGGAAAGGAACACTTCAGGGTGCGGTGTACTAAGCGACTTATGCCACTCTTGCCAAACACGCTCAGCCGTGAGGTGTGCCAGTTCTCCAGATAGAACGATCTCACTCATCATCAGCATGGTTTCAGGTGCAATCGTAAAGTTGAGATGGTGAAGTTTAGCGGCGAAGCGAGCCACACGGAGCACACGAAGAGGATCTTCAACAAAAGCGTCCGAGACGTGTCTTAGAATACGGTTATCAAGATCTTGCTGCCCATGATAAGGATCGCAGAGCTCGCCTTTATCATCTTGAGCGATGGCGTTGATCGTGAGATCTCGACGCATCAGATCTTCTTCCAAACTCACGTCCGGAGCAAAATAACACTCGAAACCCGTGTAGCCCGAACCTGACTTTCTCTCGGTACGAGCCAGTGCGTGCTCTTCTTTGGTTTTTGGGTGTAAGAATACAGGGAAATCTTTCCCGACAGCAGTAAAGCCAAGGCTTTCCATTTCTTGAGGGGTACTTCCTACCACGACCCAATCTCTATCATAGCTATCAATATTGAGCAGCTTATCGCGTACCGCTCCACCGACTAGGTAGCGCTGTAACCCACGCTCTTTTGGTAGGCTATCGTATATTTGCAACTTATCACCTCGAAATGTTTTATCACTGCTGGACTTTACTGCGAGCAATGGTACTTTCCATTAATCGTAATTATAGGGCAGCACATGTATAAGGAATATTTTGGCTTCGTTGAGATGCCATTTTCGATTGTACCAAATTCTCGCTATTTGTTTTTGAGTCAGCGTCACCAAGAAGCGATGCAGAACCTACAAGCCGGTTTAGGCGAGGGTGGGGGCTTTGCGATGCTTACTGGTGAAGTGGGTACCGGAAAAACAACGGTCGCCAAAGCGATGTTGTCATCACTCGATAATCAGACTCAAGCTGGCCTTATACTTAACCCTACGTTTTCCAATACGGATTTACTGGAAGCTATTTGTGATGAGTTCGAGGTCGAGTACCCTGAACGAGCATCGCTGAAACAGCTCAGCCAAGCGATTCATTATTTCCTGTTGGATAGCCATGCTGAAGGTATTCAAACCTTACTGGTGATTGACGAGGCCCAACATCTCGCAGCCGATGTGTTGGAGCAGCTACGCCTTCTAACCAATCTAGAAACA is a genomic window of Vibrio sp. FE10 containing:
- the folB gene encoding dihydroneopterin aldolase, whose product is MALDKVFIEQLEVITTIGVYDWEQEIKQKLVLDIEMAHDNRPAGKSDDVVDALDYSTVSTAVLDHIANGRFLLVERVAEEVAELIMTQFSVPWIKIRLAKPGAVPQAKAVGVIIERGQA
- the folK gene encoding 2-amino-4-hydroxy-6-hydroxymethyldihydropteridine diphosphokinase encodes the protein MTIAYVGVGTNIDRDKHAKVAWTELQSLGTNLKCSKIYHCEPVGFKSHSFYNFVIELDTPLSLTEFSQQLRKIEFKWGRSQDAHKLQDRKLDLDIVLFGEAVSASDPELPRSDIYKYPFVTQPLYDLCPARVIPQDGRTVGDIWQNMQQLDSLSVVDIKL
- a CDS encoding undecaprenyl-diphosphate phosphatase → MSYFEAFILALVQGFTEFLPISSSAHLILPSAVLGWEDQGLAFDVAVHVGTLAAVVIYFRKEVVSLLGAFFGSIFKGDRSKEAKLAWMIILATIPACIFGLLMKDIVEIYLRSAWVIATTTIIFGLLLWWVDKNSSLRDDEYQAGWKKALFIGLAQAMAIIPGTSRSGATITAALYLGFTREAAARFSFLMSIPIITLAGGYLGLKLVTSGDPIHVGTLLTGVAVSFISAYICIHFFLKLISRMGMTPFVIYRLILGCGLFAFLMMQ
- a CDS encoding multifunctional CCA addition/repair protein, producing the protein MLAVKSSSDKTFRGDKLQIYDSLPKERGLQRYLVGGAVRDKLLNIDSYDRDWVVVGSTPQEMESLGFTAVGKDFPVFLHPKTKEEHALARTERKSGSGYTGFECYFAPDVSLEEDLMRRDLTINAIAQDDKGELCDPYHGQQDLDNRILRHVSDAFVEDPLRVLRVARFAAKLHHLNFTIAPETMLMMSEIVLSGELAHLTAERVWQEWHKSLSTPHPEVFLSVLRECGALAVVLPEIDALFGVPQPEKWHPEIDTGIHTLMVAQQAALLSSSLPVRFAAQVHDLGKGVTPQAEWPSHKMHCHTGLKIIKKLCERVRVPNEFRDLALLVCEQHSNIHRAGELKPTTFLKVLNKFDVWRKPDRLNDILLCCQADHAGRKGLEDQPYPQKARFEVAYQAALQVEVKSIISDGFQGKDIREEQEKRRAVAIESALSELSNS